A genomic stretch from Fusarium musae strain F31 chromosome 9, whole genome shotgun sequence includes:
- a CDS encoding hypothetical protein (EggNog:ENOG41~BUSCO:EOG0926142Y) has product MVAPAVPEITEEILHESIDARTESLSGLRELGPPDLVHLLKHAVRNPAKQTGVYHHVTGVDASSSASLAAYINTLTYKESGPNATNKIVEGVYCCYNAFSRLDMRVHVSIPGTVESYCVDERGEKRKASEELWLETYLCSVLRAYSYADDGSGDTIRKIMGVRRFNPVTNTETEHRFLHAAEQLFFRGWQLGSDSVVQVPTNVSNHLTTGLLKYLETTGRYASGINLFEKLRTQSVEVSSLLAKVMFMGHEEVAGVRTLHQSLQETPMDYVMLDTQAEFLLHKAKSAPTPELRDERLKMSLGCADRATVAAPTEFSTWARLAQVYVAMEDWDNALTILNSCPMFTYQDKDTPLMPEPKEVHLPTLPETRLDEIDSEPESRYSEQVDPSLLNLRAASYRGTFKKAYDILTEMTAKIGWDQLLKIRSNVFVMEDEYRSEKQEATQPASSAKRTPSTDGLRGTPDQTVNQDEETEDEEVEKLDEAASKAEEAGEVPATNGTSEQDKIEKPSNIIDPGEAKADSETTKNDEHLSKLNTKRLCERWLDSLFMVLYEDLRVYTIWRTQMAQYRAQQMQYKKSAEEWEILGSLAERLQHVDEAVEAYRACLSIRFSPKALAGILRVFEKTKSTRETVASVIRLVTWQYRWYSEFSPELLHTIRTLIEDEGAVKVRSIIQATSLPQNVLDLTHHYAALCATFRSSGTDG; this is encoded by the exons ATGGTCGCGCCAGCGGTCCCTGA AATCACCGAGGAGATCCTCCACGAGTCGATCGATGCACGAACCGAATCCCTCTCTGGCTTAAGAGAACTTGGTCCTCCCGATCtcgtccatcttctcaagcaTGCCGTGCGAAACCCAGCTAAACAG ACTGGCGTCTACCACCATGTGACCGGTGTCGATGCATCCTCTTCTGCGAGTCTAGCAGCATATATTAATACCCTGACCTACAAAGAATCCGGGCCAAATGCGACAAACAAGATTGTCGAGGGTGTCTACTG CTGCTACAATGCCTTCTCGCGACTCGACATGCGCGTGCACGTATCGATCCCCGGAACCGTAGAAAGCTACTGCGTTGACGAACGAGgcgagaagaggaaggcaTCTGAGGAGCTTTGGCTGGAGACTTATCTATGCAGTGTTCTTCGAGCTTACTCATACGCAGACGATGGTAGCGGTGATACCATTCGAAAGATTATGGGTGTTCGAAGATTCAATCCTGTTACAAACACTGAAACCGAGCATCGTTTCCTCCATGCCGCAGAacagctcttcttcaggg GATGGCAGCTGGGTTCCGATTCTGTGGTTCAGGTGCCTACCAACGTGTCGAATCACCTAACTACGGGTCTGCTCAAGTATCTCGAGACAACCGGACGCTATGCCTCTGGAATAAACttgtttgagaagcttcgAACGCAAAGCGTTGAGGTATCATCCCTACTAGCGAAGGTCATGTTTATGGGACACGAGGAGGTTGCTGGTGTCCGAACGCTTCACCAATCTTTGCAAGAAACTCCCATGGACTATGTCATGCTCGACACACAAGCTGAATTCCTGTtgcacaaggccaagagtgCCCCAACACCTGAGCTCAGAGACGAAAGGCTGAAGATGTCTCTTGGTTGCGCGGATCGCGCTACTGTCGCCGCCCCGACCGAGTTCAGCACCTGGGCGAGACTGGCCCAGGTATATGTAGCCATGGAAGATTGGGACAATGCGCTTACCATTCTCAACTCATGCCCTATGTTCACCTACCAAGACAAGGACACACCCCTGATGCCAGAACCGAAGGAGGTCCACTTGCCAACTCTCCCTGAAACTCgccttgatgagattgacagCGAGCCCGAGTCGCGATACTCAGAACAGGTCGACCCTAGCTTGCTCAACCTGCGAGCGGCATCCTACAGGGGCACTTTTAAGAAAGCGTACGATATTCTGACCGAGATGACTGCCAAGATTGGTTGGGACCAGCTTCTGAAGATCAGGAGTAATGTATTTGTGATGGAGGATGAGTACCGCTCAGAGAAGCAGGAGGCTACTCAGCCTGCCTCCTCGGCAAAGCGAACTCCTAGCACAGATGGTCTACGGGGTACACCTGATCAGACTGTCaaccaagatgaagagactgaggacgaagaggttgagaagcttgatgaggccgCTTCCAAAGCTGAGGAAGCTGGTGAGGTCCCTGCCACCAACGGTACCAGCGAACAGGATAAGATCGAGAAGCCTTCTAATATCATCGACCCAGGCGAAGCAAAGGCGGACAGTGAG ACAACCAAGAATGATGAGCATCTgtccaagctcaacaccaagcgccTTTGTGAGCGCTGGCTAGACAGCCTGTTTATGGTTCTCTACGAGGACCTCCGTGTCTACACAATCTGGCGTACCCAGATGGCCCAGTACCGCGCCCAGCAGATGCAGTACAAGAAGTCGGCAGAAGAGTGGGAGATCCTCGGTTCTCTCGCCGAGCGTCTTCAGCACGTCGACGAAGCTGTCGAGGCGTATCGCGCCTGCCTATCAATCCGATTCAGCCCCAAGGCCCTCGCCGGCATCCTTCGTGTCTTTGAGAAAACTAAGAGCACAAGAGAGACTGTGGCGTCCGTCATCCGACTAGTGACATGGCAGTACCGATGGTACAGCGAGTTCAGCCCCGAGCTGCTGCACACGATACGGACTCTGATCGAGGACGAGGGAGCAGTGAAGGTCCGTAGCATCATTCAAGCTACCAGCTTGCCGCAGAATGTGCTGGATCTCACACATCACTATGCTGCGCTGTGCGCAACATTCAGGAGCAGCGGTACCGACGGTTAG
- a CDS encoding hypothetical protein (EggNog:ENOG41): MSPLASPRVQIVPFGSAYRHTRQPSDESLSHLPPLPVSPRWDSMSNPSRFILGQSISQRAGSPFDSPHSPSPLSYDTAASTPVESRNTSPTFLTSKSSLADLRAYDSLPPTVENFSRPRKQSIRQPMTDAAKPRPVHSTLATATATATATATSPSTPGLNPADQYLELVSPSQHPLWPAPPRPRGPSVSSCQSSSTYHSVLSPPSNDFYEPRAPRARTANGATASAARPPLSYSNPGSASPSPVVAPWMSGEEFRSSFRSQLTESTAPGTAVTERSSVLTKDSSVTSLYPSPEGEGEQEANPENDNDNDPEHDEPSLEDVMGMYEQGFDDDEDDVHYPDYHNRNSRPVTSNSDMDQRHSIRDDADDEDFPQRKVQESNSTLDMEIRMSKMIFTHPAFTSSVPHIAENYGRGMNEKRDSAKSLDSEPSLNEQLSSAVEPTPTSAPPVSAPLSPVREPSERPETPESGRNMGYASEPAPEPTPTAAPAPIPGPQPVPEPVSAPPPPVIAPEPVQPEDPGARDRYGFKKENQYVTRQQYDAWNAGYTEYLARRRKKWNAYLKDNALMTDHPNRFPAPNAKTKRFVRKGIPPEWRGAAWFYYAGGPAILAKHSGLYDKLTTKRAKDVDAEAIERDLHRTFPDNIKFKPPGGMDTASSSARESQSTMSDSTRGSSPAPPNVDGETPIITSLRRVLHAFAVYNPRIGYCQSLNFLAGLLLLFVDTEEQCFWLLNVITRIYLPGTHEMSLEGSKIDLGVLMTEMRTSMPAVWDKVGGELEADPNSRPSTSKSIRLTRSRRKELARMSTPTDRLPPITLCMTAWFMSCFIGTLPIETTLRVWDVFFYEGSKTLFRIALAIFKLGESEIRAVADPMEMFGVVQSMPRRLIDANALMEACFKRRNGFGHLSQVQIDEKRQQRRAKAQLDRVRQGKTWNVG; encoded by the coding sequence CCGACATTTCTGACATCCAAATCGTCACTGGCTGACCTGCGCGCCTACGACAGCCTGCCACCCACCGTGGAGAACTTCTCGCGGCCGCGGAAGCAAAGTATCCGCCAGCCAATGACAGACGCGGCTAAGCCACGCCCAGTCCACAGCACCCTGGCTACCGCTACCGCTACCGCGACTGCGACCGCTACATCGCCCTCTACCCCCGGCCTCAATCCCGCCGACCAGTACCTCGAGCTTGTATCACCTTCGCAACATCCCTTATGGCCTGCTCCTCCACGTCCCCGCGGTCCTTCAGTTTCATCCTGTCAGTCTTCATCTACTTACCACTCGGTCCTTTCTCCACCTTCCAACGACTTTTATGAGCCTCGAGCGCCCCGTGCTCGGACGGCCAATGGTGCGACAGCTTCCGCCGCACGGCCACCATTAAGCTACTCCAACCCGGGGTCGGCCTCACCGAGCCCTGTCGTCGCCCCGTGGATGAGTGGTGAAGAATTTAGATCGAGCTTTCGCTCCCAACTCACAGAATCTACTGCTCCAGGAACTGCAGTAACTGAGAGAAGTAGCGTCCTTACAAAGGACAGCTCCGTTACATCGTTATATCCGAGCCCTGAAGGCGAAGGGGAGCAAGAAGCCAACCCTGAaaacgacaacgacaacgaccCCGAGCACGACGAACCGAGCCTTGAGGATGTTATGGGCATGTACGAGCAAGGtttcgacgacgacgaagacgacgtGCACTACCCTGATTATCACAACAGAAATTCTCGCCCCGTGACATCAAACTCAGACATGGATCAGCGACACAGCATCAGAGACGAtgcagatgacgaggacttcCCTCAACGCAAGGTACAAGAGTCCAACTCGACCCTTGACATGGAGATCCGAATGTCCAAGATGATCTTCACCCACCCTGCCTTCACATCATCAGTACCTCATATCGCGGAAAACTACGGTCGCGGAATGAACGAAAAGCGAGATTCAGCCAAGTCATTGGACTCTGAGCCTTCTCTTAATGAACAACTTTCTTCTGCTGTCGAACCAACACCTACAAGCGCACCACCCGTCTCCGCGCCCCTCTCACCTGTTCGTGAACCTTCCGAGCGACCCGAAACCCCTGAATCTGGACGCAATATGGGCTACGCTTCGGAGCCCGCACCTGAACCAACACCGACAGCAGCACCCGCACCCATTCCAGGGCCTCAGCCTGTACCTGAGCCAGTATCCGCCCCTCCACCACCTGTTATTGCACCTGAACCCGTCCAGCCTGAGGACCCTGGCGCTCGTGACCGATACggcttcaagaaggagaaccaGTACGTCACGCGGCAGCAATACGATGCCTGGAATGCTGGATACACCGAGTACCTGGCACGCCGTCGGAAGAAGTGGAATGCCTACCTCAAGGATAATGCTCTCATGACAGATCACCCCAACCGATTCCCTGCTCCCAACGCAAAGACAAAGCGCTTTGTTCGCAAGGGCATTCCTCCCGAATGGCGCGGTGCAGCTTGGTTCTACTACGCTGGTGGCCCCGCCATTCTGGCAAAGCACTCGGGTCTTTACGATAAGCTAACAACTAAGCGAGCTAAGGACGTTGATGCTGAGGCTATCGAGCGAGATTTGCATCGGACATTCCCTGACAACATTAAGTTCAAGCCTCCCGGCGGGATGGACACGGCATCAAGCAGCGCTAGAGAAAGCCAGTCAACAATGTCGGACTCTACTCGGGGATCCAGCCCAGCGCCTCCCAATGTGGACGGAGAGACACCAATCATCACTTCTCTCCGCCGCGTCCTTCATGCCTTTGCTGTCTACAACCCTCGAATCGGATACTGCCAGAGCTTGAATTTTCTTGccggtcttcttcttctgtttgTCGATACCGAGGAGCAGTGCTTTTGGCTTCTCAATGTCATTACACGCATCTACCTCCCCGGCACCCATGAGATGAGTCTCGAGGGATCCAAGATTGATCTGGGCGTTCTCATGACTGAGATGCGTACCTCCATGCCTGCTGTATGGGACAAGGTCGGCGGTGAGCTTGAGGCTGATCCCAACTCACGGCCCTCGACAAGCAAGTCGATCCGCCTCACTCGCTCGCGTCGCAAGGAACTCGCACGCatgtcaacaccaactgACCGACTTCCACCGATCACTCTTTGCATGACGGCCTGGTTCATGAGTTGCTTCATCGGCACGCTCCCGATTGAGACTACTCTCCGGGTGTGGGATGTCTTCTTCTACGAGGGCTCCAAGACCCTGTTCCGCATTGCACtggccatcttcaagctAGGCGAGAGCGAGATTCGGGCTGTAGCCGATCCTATGGAGATGTTTGGTGTTGTGCAATCGATGCCACGCCGACTGATCGACGCTAACGCCCTAATGGAGGCTTGCTTCAAACGACGGAATGGCTTCGGGCACCTCAGCCAGGTCCAGATTGACGAGAAACGCCAACAACGACGAGCTAAGGCGCAGCTGGATCGAGTCCGTCAGGGCAAGACATGGAACGTCGGATAG
- a CDS encoding hypothetical protein (EggNog:ENOG41), producing the protein MSKRITKEFGEISQNPPEGFSVSLPPDETIYTWHVTLTAPESTPYHPGKFGIVLTLPIEYPFKPPVVKFITRIYHPNVTNDGQGNICLGLLKPEAWKPSTQLRAVLEGLRNLLEEPQIGDPLEERIAQEYQNNRAEFTKNAKKHVELYAMGSPDFPPVA; encoded by the exons ATGTCCAAACGTATCACAAAG GAATTCGGCGAGATTTCCCAGAACCCGCCTGAAGGTTTCTCCGTCTCCCTCCCTCCTGATGAGACCATCTACACCTGGCATGTTACGCTCACGGCACCTGAGTCAACTCCCTACCACCCAGGCAAATTCGGAATCGTCCTGACCCTGCCAATTGAATACCCCTTCAAGCCGCCTGtcgtcaagttcatcacTCGAATTTACCACCCCAACGTCACAAACGACGGCCAGGGCAACAtctgccttggcctcctcaagcCCGAAGCTTGGAAACCCAGCACACAGCTCCGCGCTGTTCTCGAGGGCCTTCGCAACCTCCTGGAGGAGCCCCAGATCGGCGACCCCCTCGAGGAGCGAATTGCTCAAGAGTATCAAAACAACCGTGCCGAGTTTACGAAAAACGCCAAGAAACATGTTGAGCTGTATGCAATGGGTTCGCCTGACTTCCCTCCGGTTGCCTAG